A stretch of Halichondria panicea chromosome 1, odHalPani1.1, whole genome shotgun sequence DNA encodes these proteins:
- the LOC135334236 gene encoding uncharacterized protein LOC135334236 isoform X6 — protein MAREATCGLCRPGFARDPRNYETGECVEARFRFQSSAYTMCENQERTVFVTLDTTGVLDRRVLVDVRVIGGTATVGNDFTLSTSQLVFEQFSGGELNRGVTIRAVLDSVSEDSETILLEASAGDWPFTIGENSTTVTIDECSAENLFLLPYRSVSEGSGSITTYVQLASGVDTLTEDLIVNISTSSNSAIGNVDYLETQLTLTFPNGSIGGVRIPFSVPLIDDNIAEYRENFRITASTSGNGIGVYSRTTRTRFVYINDDDPFIVEFEYPSYTVREGESVEVCLVNTTSPERIHSFTVQFYTSYDCDTSSTITVIDDATADLDYEAVYRESDVIFPPDTNRACTIINTYHDNLEEGVEKFIVRSVHSGGVGQTSHSTDILIVNVNVDPVTVSIEKSFYSITQPEDSVEICINATKISLDEPIPINLQTQYETVELTLFAAVTRTCSIVTFSSNLFSRNGRIETIQAVIVPDNRRVTLDRFQAEIALFDGNGVKDDCPVLPKPANGQVEQLPTDRQILPGSIAIYSCDVGLVPDRTRFRECTADLTWSGIPPACIQGVRGIVESFSNEFIVGFATSNPGSQALVVTTNGQTVPFLVLGNRFDGVSNVQNSNYFWNGIPNTYTGKGIHIKAKTGGKVAVHGLRSIGRPSYYPSYSLIDLYLAINIRHTDDVKEYEYYSIPYNYPSSLHLIATEDNTIVNISRNATLILDRLQTHQIDEIESLKSVRVTSNKPLSIISAKKCFGTCDYLAEQLLPTHLWGKRFLVASFLGLKNRESLRILASKLKSKVTIKCAHTSITRTENIVSGLGQRQWSDVKLDEQGNRDRFCVLEASDPVQVIQFAQVSDDNSYMMTIPAIEQYGEFFTGFHTSNRSPFNFVNLYVTPEHFVPGGILVDEDAVLDWTTVRCASGEICGYISRPVLLRRPYHTVRHQDPRGRIGISAYGFDIRLNISYGYPASMYIPSPQSVDECVPNLNICDPNAQCISVNGRYECVCNDGYEKRRDETCTDIDECAVIGTSVCDVNAYCTNTIGGNNCTCNTGFIGTGKTCTPESNLTEFEDYLPFIKDKEEAIKLSDDSCEEIKVLAIPIGPDKVTQIWICENGVISIGERPFKLWRPQHFPSDNPLIQQANILAPFWNDHEPNPGLGAVKYQIFEKGPDQSNQGINRFVAYQQSLDEFKGEWMIVVSWENVSPYTRCSDVQVQQNSYQAIIISDFTTTYAVFTYNAEALKWSSICNDVYSVIGYNFDQRKTESLNIPSFQNHRFSGSSNIKQIPLKFQTQGVQWANLIYLIGKDESPIQRSAAECVVMGNRDESQFMERGVRVEQGLSCPCSVEQAFRDRRYIHAAAYLAEITGDDRFLSRNCFVQVFRPLRANRGVHMCCYSTSEESLGALLGSPFQSEASSPLRFHPYTERDDFMEYDYHFQRSCCFSESDNMCPTYTNQRRADECLSYTPSEFAWFWGDPHFTTLDGAGYTFNGWGEYSLLEINTSDVQFLLQGRTNPVNNSKATQLVAFAMEASPNSPVEIRLDTATDKFVVLFNGSDITDNVSTIREPYFSPNSDVFITRDSQNVIVCGFPIGISVTVTASSGMLSFVLGIPDDFRNITRGLMGNYNGIEMDDLAYRNGTMLAQNSSDRLIHGMGQSWQIRPDDSVFTYPEGNTALDFAFPDHIPQFLDEVVATASVNVLTACGDSVQCIFDASQTGDISIGLETMIINVANVDYRQEAINTPPLIAGPSVLVITLGQEAELVFSVTDDNNNLSVSLIGGLPINSTLTVSPMNGFSEVTFRWTITEIVDVSLLFEARDERNAVSVLSVQVQICACDNGGDCTVDGLRSTVGSTLVLNCDCPEAYDGRFCADDSDGCTGVICFEEVTCVDVPAPGVGAMCGPCPVGYFGDGQKCDDINECEEDAHNCTDVCVNVQGGFECACNQGYTLADTTSCTDVDECSVLNGGCHQVCNNFEGGFECDCSDGFGLTNDNTTCQVLPESSCSNDAICSQNCVRLFGVEVCSCNLGYTLDRDNVTCSDIDECAESPCDQECSNSDGGFQCVCEEGYVLDTDERSCLDIDECSVAAENDTDLCTSPMFCSNTLGGFECLCPGGTEQAGGTCVSIGTNVRRVNDSVIGDPLMTVPLYLTNTSALQSNINLEENEVINLCFEIHGRSDEYFNLVSDSCISVNAHYQRADPQLPANIIDEITVRAAGLDGICRNIAVSVENCQATIDGSVLDETYTSAGISVRLYRNRVRISAPNCQDLDLVMWVFCEQSELRGYPELGEPDIVVNVSMIHFVIARGLNIRESAHGLLGQFWNVPITIERYLGSLSDGSTRDDTYILTVNYPNTFPRRFVTFLHSPTWDRRGKEYCLYGGNRQGGGILEIESPNDPIIQGRYRDYIVGEQFGVDFVYSHFESSECSL, from the exons ATGGCTAGAGAAGCAACTTGTGGGCTGTGTCGTCCAGGGTTCGCAAGAGATCCTAGGAATTATGAAACTGGCGAATGTGttg AGGCTCGTTTCAGATTTCAAAGCTCAGCGTACACTATGTGCGAAAACCAGGAAAGAACAGTTTTTGTGACGCTTGATACAACTGGAGTCCTTGATAGAAGAGTGCTGGTGGATGTCAGGGTAATTGGTGGAACTGCTACAG TTGGTAATGACTTCACATTATCAACAAGTCAGCTTGTATTTGAGCAATTTTCTGGTGGAGAATTAAATAGAGGAGTAACTATTAGGGCTGTACTCGACAGTGTTTCTGAAGACAGTGAAACTATTCTCCTGGAAGCTTCAGCTGGTGATTGGCCATTCACTATTGGAGAGAATAGTACTACCGTTACAATCGATGAGTGCAGTGCAG AAAACCTGTTTTTGCTTCCATATCGAAGTGTTAGTGAGGGTTCCGGCTCAATAACTACGTATGTACAACTGGCCAGTGGAGTTGATACTCTCACGGAGGATCTCATTGTCAACATATCAACCAGTTCTAATTCTGCCATAG GCAATGTTGACTACCTTGAGACACAGTTGACTCTCACCTTTCCTAATGGATCCATAGGAGGAGTCAGGATTCCATTTTCTGTTCCATTAATTGATGATAACATTGCTGAATACCGAGAAAATTTTCGTATAACAGCTTCAACAAGTGGCAATGGAATTGGAGTGTACTCAAGAACAACACGCACTCGATTTGTATATATTAATGACGATGACC cCTTCATAGTTGAATTTGAGTACCCAAGCTACACTGTACGAGAAGGAGAGAGTGTGGAAGTCTGTCTGGTCAACACCACTAGTCCAGAAAGGATCCATAGCTTCACAGTGCAGTTCTACACTTCATATGACTGTGATACTTCATCCACTATTACAGTAATAGATGATGCaacag CTGACTTGGACTATGAAGCAGTGTACAGGGAAAGTGATGTTATATTCCCACCTGACACTAATCGAGCATGCACGATTATCAACACTTACCACGATAACTTGGAGGAAGGAGTGGAAAAGTTCATTGTAAGGTCTGTACATAGCGGTGGAGTTGGACAGACCTCTCATTCTACAGACATTTTAATTGTAAATGTGAATG TGGATCCAGTGACAGTATCGATTGAAAAATCATTCTATTCAATTACTCAACCAGAAGACTCTGTGGAAATATGCATCAATGCTACTAAAATCAGCCTGGATGAACCGATCCCCATAAACTTACAAACCCAAT ATGAAACCGTGGAGCTGACACTTTTTGCTGCAGTTACTCGTACATGCTCTATTGTTACTTTCTCTAGCAACTTATTCTCCAGAAATGGTCGTATTGAGACCATACAAGCTGTGATTGTGCCTGATAATCGTCGAGTTACCCTTGACCGATTTCAAGCAGAGATAGCATTGTTTGATGGAAATGGTG TTAAGGATGACTGTCCAGTCTTACCGAAACCTGCTAATGGACAAGTTGAACAGTTGCCTACTGATAGACAGATTCTCCCTGGCTCCATTGCCATATACTCGTGTGATGTCGGGTTGGTTCCTGATAGGACACGATTCAGAGAGTGTACGGCTGATCTCACCTGGTCAGGAATCCCACCGGCTTGTATTCAAG GTGTCAGGGGCATTGTCGAAAGTTTTTCTAATGAATTCATTGTCGGATTTGCAACTTCGAATCCTGGGTCGCAAGCTCTTGTTGTTACAACAAATGGTCAAACTGTTCCCTTTCTTGTTCTAGGAAATCGATTCGATGGTGTTTCTAATGTTCAGAACTCTAACTATTTTTGGAATGGCATCCCAAATACCTATACAGGGAAAGGTATTCACATAAAAGCAAAAACTGGTGGAAAAGTTGCTGTTCATGGCTTGCGAAGTATTGGCCGTCCAAGCTATTATCCAAGTTATTCACTCATAGATTTGTATCTAGCAATCAATATAAGGCATACGGATGATGTGAAAGAGTACGAATATTATTCAATACCATACAACTACCCCAGCTCATTACACCTTATTGCAACTGAAGACAACACTATTGTTAACATCTCACGTAATGCAACGCTCATCCTGGATCGCCTTCAAACACACCAAATTGATGAGATTGAATCACTTAAATCCGTAAGAGTGACAAGCAACAAACCTCTTTCAATTATCAGTGCTAAGAAGTGTTTTGGAACATGTGACTACCTAGCCGAACAGTTATTACCCACCCACCTATGGGGTAAAAGATTTCTAGTAGCGTCATTTCTTGGACTGAAGAATAGAGAGAGTCTACGGATATTGGCTTCAAAACTGAAATCTAAAGTCACCATTAAATGTGCCCACACTAGTATCACTCGTACAGAAAATATAGTATCTGGTCTTGGTCAACGTCAATGGAGTGATGTAAAACTTGATGAGCAGGGTAATAGGGACCGGTTTTGTGTATTGGAAGCTTCAGACCCAGTGCAGGTGATTCAGTTTGCTCAAGTTAGTGATGATAATTCTTACATGATGACCATTCCAGCTATTGAACAATATGGAGAATTTTTCACAGGGTTCCATACTTCAAATCGATCTCCTTTTAACTTTGTGAATCTCTATGTGACACCCGAACATTTTGTGCCTGGAGGCATTCTCGTTGACGAAGATGCAGTGTTGGACTGGACAACTGTACGATGTGCCAGTGGGGAAATTTGTGGGTATATCTCGAGGCCTGTTTTATTAAGACGACCATATCATACAGTACGACACCAAGACCCCAGAGGCAGAATAGGAATATCCGCGTACGGATTTGATATCAGATTAAACATATCTTACGGTTACCCTGCAAGCATGTACATACCATCTCCACAAA GTGTTGATGAATGCGTACCAAACTTGAATATTTGCGATCCAAATGCCCAGTGTATAAGTGTGAATGGACGTTATGAATGTGTCTGTAATGATGGCTATGAGAAACGGAGAGATGAAACCTGTACTG ATATAGATGAGTGTGCAGTAATTGGTACTAGTGTCTGTGATGTCAATGCTTACTGCACTAACACTATTGGTGGTAATAACTGTACCTGCAATACTGGCTTTATTGGAACTGGGAAAACTTGTACTCCAG AATCTAATCTAACTGAATTCGAAGACTACTTGCCATTTATCAAAGATAAAGAGGAAGCAATAAAACTAAGTGATGACTCATGTGAAGAGATAAAAGTACTTGCCATTCCTATTGGACCTGACAAAGTCACTCAAATATGg ATCTGTGAGAATGGAGTCATTTCTATTGGTGAAAGACCTTTCAAGTTATGGAGACCTCAACATTTCCCCAGTGACAATCCACTTATTCAACAGGCAAACATCTTAGCTCCATTCTGGAATGATCATGAACCAAATCCAGGTCTTGGAGCTGTGAAATATCAAATTTTTGAAAAAGGTCCTGATCAAAGTAACCAAGGCATTAATAGATTTGTTGCTTATCAGCAAAGTCTGGATGAGTTCAAAGGTGAATGGATGATAGTTGTGAGCTGGGAGAACGTGTCACCATACACTCGATGCAGTGATGTTCAA GTACAGCAAAACTCTTaccaagctataattatctctgATTTTACAACAACATATGCTGTGTTCACTTATAATGCCGAAGCATTGAAGTGGTCCAGTATTTGTAATGATGTGTACTCTGTTATTGGCTACAACTTTGATCAGAGGAAGACAGAGTCTTTAAATATTCCATCATTTCAAAACCATCGTTTCAGTGGATCAAGTAATATCAAACAAATTCCTCTGAAATTCCAGACTCAAGGTGTCCAATGGGCCAACCTGATCTATCTCATTGGGAAAGATGAAAGTCCTATACAACGCTCAGCTGCTGAATGTGTGGTAATGGGAAATCGAGATGAGAGTCAGTTTATGGAACGTGGTGTTCGTGTGGAACAAGGTCTGTCTTGTCCGTGCTCAGTAGAACAAGCATTCCGAGATCGAAGATATATCCACGCTGCTGCTTATCTGGCTGAGATCACTGGTGATGATAGATTCCTCTCCAGAAACTGTTTTGTGCAAGTGTTTAGGCCTCTCAGAGCTAATAGAGGTGTTCATATGTGCTGCTACAGCACAAG TGAGGAATCACTTGGAGCTCTGTTGGGATCTCCATTCCAAAGTGAAGCAAGTTCTCCTTTACGATTTCATCCTTACACTGAGCGTGATGACTTTATGGAATATGATTACCACTTTCAAAGGAGCTGTTGTTTCAGTGAATCGGACAATATGTGCCCAACTTACACCAACCAGCGCAGGGCTGATGAATGCTTGAGCTATACACCCTCAGAGTTTG CCTGGTTTTGGGGTGACCCTCACTTCACAACACTGGATGGTGCCGGCTACACATTCAATGGATGGGGAGAGTACAGCTTACTGGAGATTAACACATCAGATGTCCAGTTCCTTCTCCAAGGTCGGACCAATCCTGTCAACAACTCTAAAGCCACTCAACTGGTAGCATTCGCAATGGAGGCTTCACCAAACAGCCCTGTTGAG ATACGACTGGATACAGCTACGGATAAGTTTGTCGTTCTTTTCAATGGATCTGACATTACTGACAATGTCTCCACGATAAGAGAACCATACTTCTCACCAAATTCTGATGTCTTTATAACCAGAGATTCCCAAAATGTCATAGTGTGTGGTTTTCCTATTGGTATCTCTGTGACAGTCACCGCCTCTTCGGGGATGCTCTCGTTTGTACTCGGAATACCTGACGATTTCAGAAATATCACTCGAGGGCTCATGGGCAATTATAATGGAATTGAAATGGATGACCTCGCGTATCGGAATGGAACTATGCTTGCTCAGAATTCATCGGACAGATTGATTCATGGAATGGGACAATCGT GGCAAATCAGACCAGATGATTCAGTGTTTACATATCCTGAGGGCAATACTGCACTGGACTTTGCTTTCCCTGATCACATCCCTCAGTTTCTGGACGAGGTGGTTGCCACGGCAAGTGTGAATGTGTTGACTGCCTGTGGGGACAGTGTACAGTGCATATTTGATGCGTCCCAGACTGGTGACATCAGTATTGGGCTGGAGACGATGATCATAAATGTAGCCAATGTGGACTACAGGCAGGAAGCAA TCAACACTCCACCGCTCATTGCTGGTCCCTCTGTTCTCGTGATCACCCTGGGACAAGAAGCCGAGTTGGTCTTCTCTGTAACAGACGACAACAATAACTTAAGCGTGTCATTAATTGGAGGCCTGCCCATCAACTCAACTCTTACAGTATCACCAATGAATGGATTTTCCGAAGTTACATTTCGATGGACTATAACTGAGATTGTCGATGTGTCGCTGTTATTTGAGGCTAGAGACGAACGCAATGCAGTGTCAGTGTTGAGTGTACAGGTGCAGATCTGTGCTTGTGACAATGGTGGTGACTGTACAGTGGATGGACTACGAAGTACTGTAGGGAGCACTCTGGTACTCAACTGTGACTGCCCTGAAG CCTATGATGGTAGGTTCTGTGCTGATGATTCTGATGGCTGCACTGGTGTGATATGCTTTGAGGAGGTGACATGTGTCGATGTCCCTGCCCCTGGAGTTGGAGCAATGTGCGGACCATGTCCAGTAGGGTATTTCGGAGATGGACAGAAATGTGATG ataTCAACGAGTGTGAGGAGGATGCTCACAACTGTACTGATGTCTGTGTGAATGTACAGGGAGGGTTCGAATGTGCCTGTAACCAAGGTTACACACTAGCCGACACCACATCATGTACAG ATGTTGATGAGTGTAGTGTATTGAATGGTGGTTGCCATCAAGTATGCAACAACTTTGAGGGAGGGTTCGAATGCGACTGTTCAGACGGATTTGGATTGACCAATGACAACACAACATGTCAAG TTCTACCGGAGTCTTCTTGTTCTAATGACGCTATATGCTCTCAAAACTGTGTGAGATTGTTCGGTGTGGAGGTGTGTAGCTGTAACCTTGGATACACACTGGATAGAGATAATGTCACCTGTTCGG ATATTGACGAGTGTGCTGAGTCACCATGTGATCAAGAGTGCAGTAACTCTGATGGAGGGTTCCAGTGTGTCTGTGAGGAAGGATATGTGTTGGACACGGATGAGAGGAGCTGTTTGG ATATAGACGAGTGCTCGGTAGCTGCCGAGAATGATACTGACCTTTGCACCTCTCCCATGTTCTGCTCTAATACACTGGGTGGCTTTGAGTGTTTGTGCCCTGGGGGGACTGAGCAAGCAGGTGGCACATGTGTCTCCATAG GTACAAATGTTCGTCGAGTCAATGATTCTGTGATTGGAGATCCACTGATGACTGTACCTCTCTACCTCACCAACACAAGTGCACTGCAGAGCAATATCAATCTCGAAGAAAATGAAGTTATTAATCTTTGCTTTGAAATCCACGGTCGATCTGATGAATATTTCAATCTCGTGTCTGACTCTTGTATTAGCGTGAATGCACATTACCAGCGAGCAGATCCACAATTACCCGCCAATATTATTGATGAGATAACAGTTCGAGCAGCTGGTCTTGACGGGATCTGCCGAAATATTGCAGTCAGTGTCGAAAATTGCCAGGCAACAATCGATGGGTCTGTGCTCGATGAAACTTACACAAGTGCTGGAATATCTGTGAGACTGTATCGAAATCGTGTTCGAATTTCTGCTCCTAATTGCCAAGACCTTGATTTGGTGATGTGGGTATTTTGTGAGCAGTCAGAGTTGAGGGGATACCCTGAACTGGGAGAGCCTGATATCGTGGTCAATGTTAGTATGATCCACTTTGTGATTGCTCGTGGACTTAATATCAGAGAATCGGCTCATGGCTTGCTGG GTCAGTTTTGGAATGTTCCCATCACCATCGAGCGCTATTTGGGCTCTCTCTCTGATGGCAGCACACGAGATGATACCTACATCCTGACTGTCAACTATCCGAACACGTTCCCTCGTCGTTTTGTGACCTTTCTTCACTCTCCGACTTGGGACAGACGAGGGAAGGAGTATTGTTTGTACGGGGGTAACAGACAGGGTGGAGGGATACTTGAGATAGAGTCACCAAATGATCCGATTATCCAGGGACGCTATAGAGACTATATCGTGGGGGAACAGTTCGGAGTGGACTTTGTGTATTCTCATTTCGAATCTTCTGAGTGCAGTCTGTGA